The Acropora muricata isolate sample 2 chromosome 7, ASM3666990v1, whole genome shotgun sequence genomic interval AGGACTATGCATGCTTTTGAAGCGGTTGTGCTACCCTTGCCGATACAGCGATATGGTCCACTTGTTCGCTAGGCCGGTTCCTGTATTGTGTATGATTACAAATCAAGTTTTGGATTATATCTATCAAGCTCACAGCCACCGCATTCTGCAGTGGAATCATCAGCAACTAAGCCAAGCCAATCTTGAAAGATTTGCCGAAGTTGTTCACCGAAAAGGAGCCCCACTTAATaactgttttgcttttgttgatgGGACAGTTCGCCCTATTTGTAGACCCGGCACTGTCAACCAGAGGTTGCTTTACAATGGACACAAACGTGTCCACGGAATCAAGTTTCAGTCTGTTGTTACCCCAGATGGAATGATTGCAAATATGTATGGCCCTGTcggtaagttgtttttttttttaagaaaatggaaTCTGAGGTTTATAGGGTGAGGAGGCAACTGCTTAaatgtacttttttttctttccatcttgCAAAGTCGCTTGAAATGAAACTTCTTGGAAACATACAACTCCTTTTTTatgagaaattaaaaataaagaaactctTACAAATTAAAACACTTCACTTTCATTACCTCATAGCCAAGCTGACTATGTCGTAATAAATATAGAAATGAACAAATAAATAGTTTCATGTTTTCTTAAATTGTCACAGTTACaagaaaaatgaatgaaatattcCTGTGAGACCCTTGATGCTTCAATGTTCTTTAAACAATATGTTAAGACTTTTTCACTTATCTGACTGAACTTTAACACTCCTCCCGTCCATGAATTTTGTTGCAGAGGGGAGAAAGCATGATGCAGGTATGCTTGCTGAGTCTCACCTTTTGGATTATCTCCATCAGTATGCCTTCAGCCTGGCTGGACAACCACTTTGTAATTACGGGGATCCTGCTTACCCCATCCGTGTACACCTTCAATGTCCATTTAGAAATGGAGTTTTAACCCCACAGATGGAAGTTTACAATACTGCTATGAGCTCAGTGAGAACAAGTGTGGAGTGGCTCTTCGGAGACATAATCAATTACTTCAAGTTTCTGGACTTTAAAAAGAACTTAAAGTTGGGACTGAGTAGTGTGGGGAAAATGTACATTGTCAGTGCTATTCTTAGAAATGGGCTAACATGTCTTTATGGAAACACAACCTCAGATTTTTTCCAGTGTAATCCTCCAAACCTTGAAACTTATTTTGCATAAGTGCTACAGTTTAGGCTAactgttttgaaaattatctttaattcGAGGTTAGTTATGAAAACAAGAGCCATATTTGTTATATATGTTTTATGTCTTAtgggtggattttttttttgagtaacATTGGTTGTTTTAACCTTTTTAAAAACAAGTATAAAAGAAAGGCACACTCTGATGACCTTCCATGCAAATCCAAAATGAATTACCTTTAAAATACAGTAGCTGACTCCAAAACACAACTTTGCTGCAATACTTTAATGTAACACTTCTTGCTGTAAAATTCAAATGGAATGAAACTGATATGTGACTCTTTTGAGTCACTCTTTTGACAAGAGTTTTTCCAAAACAGACATCATTGCCTGACTTTGCTGTGCCATTAACATCTGCATGTGTTGATTCTGTTGCTGCTGT includes:
- the LOC136922340 gene encoding uncharacterized protein, with amino-acid sequence MVSWKELRELTVLYYDMKVLNDAEFLLLYDLYSPQNLDLPCDLYSHFDLQNLTEDECVAEFRFRKTDIPRLSHALRIPDVIICHQGTICEGTEGLCMLLKRLCYPCRYSDMVHLFARPVPVLCMITNQVLDYIYQAHSHRILQWNHQQLSQANLERFAEVVHRKGAPLNNCFAFVDGTVRPICRPGTVNQRLLYNGHKRVHGIKFQSVVTPDGMIANMYGPVEGRKHDAGMLAESHLLDYLHQYAFSLAGQPLCNYGDPAYPIRVHLQCPFRNGVLTPQMEVYNTAMSSVRTSVEWLFGDIINYFKFLDFKKNLKLGLSSVGKMYIVSAILRNGLTCLYGNTTSDFFQCNPPNLETYFA